The following are from one region of the Stigmatopora argus isolate UIUO_Sarg chromosome 9, RoL_Sarg_1.0, whole genome shotgun sequence genome:
- the zbtb3 gene encoding zinc finger and BTB domain-containing protein 3, with protein sequence MEFPQHSRQLLSALRSQQQRGFLCDCAIVVGSSRFLAHRAVLASCSPFFQMYYSDPLNISGANASGSSVTLDGDIVTAAAFSLLLDFVYEGVLELKEASPVEDILAAASFLHMNEVVRVCKSRLRRRGPLAEADSTRCEESTGSRKLMEREDEGDGGTEFGVVSMAVDHLKPITMTTSLSQAPLMARRSPSEFVKSEYRNDSDSSETQVQPPPSPDLADTTQPGMDAPPQLLCGGQPAQGGAVGQSEGPDGLRGGSQEQDSGLCSPCSTTEYSNSVNQQPSSSSRFSEFQAGQSEDQDSIFSTFQNVSDTGSASVLHRLETEIDDCGHPKVKVEAIVISDEEEYMEQYEASGPMADMDDNFDNDIQDEELNPHPCRQMTGDHSFSSSPLTASFLQPPLTTPESSEHQASFLTDFRDTVTEDVPTCCVCGKTFSCTYTLRRHAIVHTKERPYECRFCYRRYTQSGDLYRHLRKIHDQPPPPKRSKTDVD encoded by the exons ATGGAGTTTCCTCAGCACTCCCGGCAGCTTCTTTCGGCTCTCCGCTCTCAACAGCAGCGTGGCTTCCTGTGCGACTGCGCCATCGTGGTGGGATCATCCCGCTTCCTGGCTCACCGGGCAGTCCTGGCCTCCTGCTCGCCTTTCTTCCAAATGTATTACTCGGATCCCCTCAACATCTCCGGCGCGAATGCGTCGGGCAGCTCCGTCACGCTCGACGGCGACATCGTCACGGCGGCCGCCTTTAGCTTACTCCTGGACTTTGTTTATGAAGGGGTGCTTGAGCTGAAGGAGGCTTCACCAGTGGAGGATATATTAGCGGCGGCGAGCTTCCTGCACATGAACGAGGTGGTTAGGGTCTGTAAAAGTAGATTGCGGAGACGAGGGCCTCTGGCTGAAGCGGATAGCACTCGCTGCGAGGAGAGCACTGGGTCGAGGAAGCTAATGGAGAGAGAAGATGAGGGTGACGGTGGAACTGAGTTTGGGGTAGTAAGCATGGCGGTAGATCACTTGAAGCCCATCACCATGACAACAAGTCTCTCACAAGCGCCCTTAATGGCACGACGGAGTCCGTCGGAGTTTGTCAAGTCCGAGTACAGGAATGATAGTGATTCATCAGAAACACAAGTTCAACCTCCCCCGAGTCCCGATCTCGCCGACACCACTCAGCCTGGCATGGATGCCCCTCCTCAGCTCCTTTGTGGAGGACAACCGGCACAAGGAGGCGCTGTGGGGCAGTCGGAAGGTCCCGATGGGTTAAGGGGTGGCAGTCAGGAGCAAGACTCAGGTCTCTGCAGTCCATGCAGCACTACTGAGTACAG CAACAGCGTCAACCAGCAGCCTTCCTCATCTTCCCGGTTCTCGGAATTCCAGGCTGGCCAAAGTGAAGACCAGGACTCCATCTTCTCCACGTTTCAGAATGTGAGTGACACAGGAAGCGCTTCTGTTCTTCATCGGTTAGAGACCGAGATCGACGATTGCGGCCACCCAAAAGTCAAAGTGGAGGCCATTGTCATTTCCGACGAGGAAGAGTACATGGAGCAATACGAAGCGAGCGGGCCGATGGCGGACATGGACGACAACTTTGACAACGACATCCAAGACGAGGAGCTGAACCCCCACCCTTGTCGGCaaatgactggcgaccattctTTTTCCTCTTCTCCGCTGACTGCCTCATTCCTTCAACCTCCTCTCACGACGCCGGAATCCTCCGAGCACCAGGCGAGCTTTTTAACAGACTTTCGGGACACCGTGACGGAGGACGTCCCGACGTGCTGCGTCTGCGGAAAAACCTTCTCGTGCACGTACACGCTGAGACGCCACGCCATCGTGCACACCAAGGAGCGTCCCTACGAGTGCCGTTTCTGCTACCGCCGCTACACGCAGTCAGGTGATCTTTATCGACACCTTCGCAAGATTCACGACCAGCCCCCGCCACCCAAACGCAGCAAAACTGATGTGGATTAA
- the rnaseh2c gene encoding ribonuclease H2 subunit C, with protein sequence MQTRMSCYSSVIRVDASGADQAPKEPLHLIPCEIEHNGPAQISQFFNAAIKERKHEKTVSLRGRGLKGQEVNCPQGYTGMVLRELNKPSSDQEDRTLTMSSLFDKLTYWNLETPPNSDDAVVMAMDWPELAEAIHGAVED encoded by the exons ATGCAAACAAG GATGTCCTGTTACAGCAGTGTAATCCGCGTGGATGCATCAGGTGCAGACCAAGCACccaaagagccactgcacctGATTCCTTGTGAAATTGAACACAATGGACCTGCACAGATCTCTCAGTTCTTTAATGCTGCCATAAAGGAGCGAAAACATG AGAAGACCGTTTCCCTTAGGGGTCGAGGCCTTAAAGGGCAGGAGGTCAACTGCCCCCAAGGCTACACTGGCATGGTGCTCAGGGAGCTCAACAAGCCTAGTTCAGATCAAGAG GACAGGACCCTGACAATGTCCTCCTTGTTTGACAAGCTGACCTATTGGAACCTCGAGACGCCCCCTAACTCGGATGATGCTGTGGTGATGGCGATGGACTGGCCTGAGCTTGCTGAAGCG ATTCACGGAGCTGTGGAGGACTAG
- the stag3 gene encoding cohesin subunit SA-1, with protein MSSDNFSCSDLTDMDADFEPPVKITKRKKQTKTSSPLPKKPRQKDELMTSPSPASTSFLSTPEVSEADQSSQMRPKKALSKSGKKGVNRRDKAISAKDMYEAVSIGKSNLTLMIGEWLDYYKQNREEGFLELINFVTQCCGCPGMVTKAMLENMENADIITTLTKHFEQGSASYPLSGTGPAPKRFQAGLREFARILVDSCQNSFIYDDYLFPSLLSLLTGLSDSQIRAFRHTSTLLAMKLMSGMVKVVVAVSNQMQTVMRRYELECGKDEEDQDIERLEEFKSAIKELLENKEELSSMMKATFRGIFVHRYRDQQVEIRALCLEELGVWIKLNPECYLNDGCIKYLGWMLNDKQSVVRLNCVRSLLGLYEEQDFIGRMELFTNMFKKRLLNMVMDKDSEVAVEVVKLLLQIHVAMGKEGLQEDECAHIYPLVYNANRALASAAGLFLYHKLKGTMDNENNTDMNSYFIKILINFHIQSEFEDHATYLVDSLWDVASSELKDWECMANLLLKESDLMDEEEGGLIDLMICSIRRAVEAIPPEGRVTFKKSLNMKEKKTQEQDRRRITAQFIPLLPPLLAKYSADTGLVRLLQMPCYFDLDMYSSSHRMEKHLDQLLSQICRIIENQTDNAVLAACTKLVNTFCYSSHAFSSRSHRFFSLLLDNLTEYFNSCYSDLMQDPTVDVFSAAMALKRIATLVSGTNLSNGSLLDSCMELLKNRMESRYLDEELVVAALKCAAFHLMWAKVNLPSLPIEEEVTSLKKKLQTFCRICEVCLSVGQAEIRDQAFELLCDFLILYSPISVQSDQAVENLQHKPSSSLRAGMAAFIVDYVLADTDDDLEDQQEEQLRLLEKKRKQLAGFSKLVIYGILDLTAATDIFKHYNKNFKDFGDIIKETINRTKLINPILSARTLCLSMQQLYSEMLTEEVSRRDIDEIRDLARKLTMTFSSDFQQAQKPLLALHISGISFAFMGPREEGEERHRNLAFLEILSECNFRLMPKDKAKLVTFLKSSCPEALMSSQAVCIYRRSLEGSPPDGEGTAASGQTASAPKRRKTRPRAPRSKKESTSDISSVLSGRFSPKHVSTGLKKQQTSSTPKPAAILESDVDNSSPVLVSEDEFSSGSQVARMVSIRRLSSSTSQKSLSSPHEIPCRPQEEIDDYDTEEELEERDECESISSLRVPSSPNSSFLDYLFA; from the exons ATGTCAAGTGACAACTTTTCCTG CTCTGATTTGACAGATATGGATGCAGACTTTGAGCCTCCAGTGAAAATTACCAAGCGAAAAAAGCAGACAAAGACAAGCTCACCG CTGCCGAAGAAACCAAGGCAGAAAGATGAATTAATGACATCACCAAGCCCGGCTAGTACCTCCTTCCTATCTACGCCAGAGGTTTCTGAGGCTGACCAGTCATCCCAAATGAGACCAAAGAAGGCCTTATCCAAGTCTGGGAAAAAGGGCGTGAACAGGAGGGACAAAGCAATCAGTGCAAAGGACATGTACGAAGCTGTCAGTATTGGAAAGAGTAACCTCACG CTGATGATTGGTGAGTGGCTGGACTACTACAAGCAGAACCGTGAGGAAGGATTTCTGGAGCTCATCAACTTTGTCACTCAGTGCTGTGGATGCCCAG GCATGGTTACCAAAGCGATGCTTGAGAATATGGAAAATGCAGACATCATCACCACACTGACGAAACACTTTGAACAG GGTTCAGCAAGCTACCCTTTGTCCGGGACGGGCCCCGCCCCCAAGCGATTTCAAGCAGGCCTCCGCGAGTTTGCTCGCATCCTGGTGGACTCCTGTCAAAATAGTTTCATTTATGATGATTACCTCTTTCCCTCCTTGTTGTCCCTCCTCACCGGGCTGTCCGACTCCCAAATCAGAGCATTCAGACACACGAGTACCCTGCTTG CCATGAAGCTGATGTCAGGAATGGTGAAGGTGGTTGTGGCCGTGTCCAATCAGATGCAAACCGTCATGCGGCGCTACGAGTTGGAGTGTGGCAAGGACGAGGAGGATCAAGACATTGAGCGACTGGAAGAATTCAAGAGTGCCATCAAAGAG CTGCTGGAGAACAAAGAAGAGCTGTCGTCCATGATGAAAGCCACCTTTCGGGGCATTTTTGTGCACCGCTACCGTGACCAGCAAGTGGAAATCAGAGCACTTTGCCTGGAGGAGCTGGGCGTGTGGATCAAATTGAACCCTGAATGCTACCTCAATGATGGCTGTATCAAATACCTTGGCTGGATGCTGAATGACAAG CAAAGCGTGGTACGTCTGAATTGTGTGCGAAGCTTGCTGGGTCTCTATGAGGAGCAGGATTTCATTGGCCGAATGGAGCTTTTCACCAACATGTTTAAA aaGAGGCTGCTCAATATGGTCATGGACAAGGACTCCGAGGTTGCTGTCGAAGTGGTCAAGTTGTTACTTCAAATCCATGT GGCCATGGGGAAAGAAGGCCTACAGGAAGACGAGTGTGCTCATATCTACCCCCTGGTTTACAACGCCAACCGGGCTTTGGCGTCCGCAGCCGGCTTATTCCTCTATCACAA GCTAAAAGGTACGATGGACAATGAGAACAACACAGATATGAACTCCTACTTCATCAAAATCCTCATCAACTTCCACATTCAGAGTGAG TTTGAAGACCATGCAACTTACCTAGTGGACAGTCTATGGGATGTTGCGAGCTCGGAGTTAAAAGACTGGGAGTGCATGGCTAATCTTTTGCTTAAGGAAAGTG ATTTGATGGACGAAGAAGAAGGTGGACTCATCGACTTGATGATATGCTCAATCAGACGGGCAGTGGAAGCAATCCCACCAGAAGGAAGAGTCACCTTCAAGAAG AGCCTGAATATGAAGGAAAAGAAGACCCAGGAACAAGACAGGCGTCGCATCACAGCCCAATTTATCCCATTATTGCCACCCTTGCTGGCCAAG TACTCTGCAGACACCGGGTTGGTAAGACTCCTGCAAATGCCGTGCTACTTCGATTTGGATATGTACAGCAGCTCCCATCGGATGGAGAAG CATCTGGACCAGCTCCTCTCCCAGATCTGCAGAATTATAGAAAACCAGACCGATAACGCTGTGTTGGCAGCGTGCACCAAACTTGTAAACACTTTCTGCTACAGCAGCCACGCTTTCTCCTCCCGCTCCCACCGATTTTTTAGCCTACTCCTTGACAACCTGACTGAATACTTCAACTCCTGTTACAGTGACCTGATGCAG GACCCAACTGTGGATGTTTTCAGTGCCGCCATGGCCTTGAAAAGGATTGCAACATTGGTCAG TGGCACCAACCTGTCAAATGGAAGCCTTCTTGACTCTTGCATGGAGCTCCTTAAAAACCGGATGGAGTCCCGATATCTTGACGAGGAG cTTGTGGTGGCAGCTCTGAAGTGCGCGGCTTTCCACCTAATGTGGGCCAAAGTCAATCTGCCCTCTCTTCCGATTGAG GAGGAAGTGACGTCGttgaaaaaaaagctccaaaccTTCTGCCGAATCTGCGAAGTCTGTCTTTCTGTCGGCCAAGCTGAGATCCGGGATCAG GCCTTTGAGTTGCTCTGCGACTTCCTGATTCTTTACAGTCCGATTTCTGTCCAATCTGATCaagcagttgaaaacttgcagCACAAGCCCTCTAGTTCTCTGCGCGCCGGCATGGCAGCTTTCATCGTGGACTATGTCCTGGCAGACACCGATGATGATTTGGAAG ATCAGCAGGAGGAGCAGCTCAGACTTCTTGAGAAGAAGCGCAAGCAGCTCGCCGGTTTTTCAAAATTAGTCATCTATGGCATTTTGGACTTGACCGCAGCCACTGACATCTTCAAGCATTACAACAAG AACTTTAAGGATTTTGGCGACATCATAAAAGAGACCATTAATAGGACCAAGCTCATCAATCCTATACTGAGCGCCAGGACTCTCTGCTTGTCTATGCAGCag CTGTACTCCGAAATGCTGACAGAGGAGGTCAGCAGGAGAGATATCGACGAGATTCGCGATTTGGCCAGAAAGCTCACCATGACGTTCAGCAGTGACTTCCAACAGGCTCAAAAACCTTTGCTAGCCCTCCACAT AAGCGGCATAAGTTTCGCCTTCATGGGACCGCGCGAAGAAGGGGAGGAACGCCACCGGAATTTGGCCTTCTTGGAGATCCTCAGCGAGTGCAATTTTAGGCTCATGCCGAAAGACAAGGCCAAGCT GGTTACTTTCCTGAAATCCTCTTGTCCTGAGGCCCTCATGTCCTCGCAAGCGGTCTGCATCTATCGGCGGTCCTTGGAGGGGAGCCCTCCCGATGGGGAGGGCACGGCGGCCAGTGGACAAACAGCCTCGGCCCCTAAACGCCGGAAGACCAGACCTCGAG CGCCAAGGTCGAAGAAAGAATCCACATCAGACATCAGTAGCGTCCTTAGTGGGCGGTTCAGTCCAAAGCATGTTTCCACTGGCCTTAAGAAGCAACAGACAAGCAGTACGCCAAAGCCAGCTGCCATTTTGGAATCGGATGTTGACAACAGCTCACCTGTTTTGGTCTCGGAAGATGAATTCTCCTCAGG ATCACAGGTGGCTCGTATGGTTTCCATCAGGAGGTTGAGCTCCAGCACCAGTCAGAAATCACTGAGCAGTCCTCACGAAAT TCCGTGTAGACCGCAAGAAGAGATAGATGATTACGATACAGAAGAGGAGTTAGAAGAGCGTGACGAATGTGAAAGTATTTCTTCATTGAGAGTG CCTTCCAGCCCTAATTCAAGTTTCCTCGATTACCTGTTTGCCTGA